The sequence CAGGGTTTCAGGCTCGAAGCTCCAGGAACTCAAAGGAAATCTTTTCGACCTCTTCTCCATGGCTGATTTTGACGGCATTCCGGCCGAGCAGGTGGAAATCAGGCACATCGATTACATCTGGGACCTCATTACAAATAACCGCCAGCAGCTCCTCTGCGATTTTGAAATACTTACGCGCGATAAAGAAGAAAAAATACTGGGAAAAGTCTATCCGGGGGCACATCTTCTGGAAAAAGGGAACATATTTATTGATGAGGGGGCCGAGATAAAGCCCGGTGCGGTTCTGGACGCTGAAAAAGGGCCAATATATATAGATAAGAACGCCGTAGTTGGAGCCAACGCAGTAATTGAAGACGGGGTTTATGTAGGTGAGGGCAGCCAGGTTAAAAGCTGCGCAAGAATTTACGATAATGTCAGTATTGGCAAGATCTGCAAGATAGGCGGCGAGGTAGAAGATACGATAATACTGCCCTTTACAAACAAGCAGCATTCGGGCTTTATGGGGCACGCGTACCTGGGAAGCTGGGTCAATATAGGTGCCGATACGAACTGCAGCGACCTTAAGAATAATTACGGGTCGGTTAAGATTTACGTTAACGGTGAGGTTGTTGACTCAGGGACGCAGTTTCTGGGTGCCATAATGGGAGATCATACAAAAACCGCCATTAATACGATGTTTAATACGGGCACAATTGTAGGTTATTCATGCAACATCTTTGGAGCAGGGTTCCCGGCAAAGTACCTCCCCTCTTTCTCCTGGGGCGGAAGCGATGCAGTAACGACTTACGACCTGCAAAGGTCGATCGAAACTGCAAGGCGCGCCATGCTAAGACGCGATTATAATATGACAGAGCAGGATGAGAAACTTTTTAGAAAAATATTTGATTTAACTACTAAGGAAAGAAGGAAAAAAGGTTATCCTTATTGATATATTTGTGTAATATATTTGTGCAGTAATTATTTGATTTTTAACTCTAATTCTCCGGAAGATGTGATTACCTCTCAGCTTTCGGACAAGTACGGAAGGGAAACTCTATTATATATGGTACATGAGGAAGATCAGACAAAGTCTGATTTGTATGCGGGTGCAAGAGGCATAGCAGTCAAGGTCTTAAACAGAATTGACCGCACGGATGCCTATCTGGAAAAGCTCCTTGAAAATGAAATGAAGACCTCAGGACTCTCGGGGCAGGATAAAGCCCTGCTTTACGAGATAGTGCACGGCGTCTGCCGCTGGAGCGGCAGGATCGACTGGATATTAAACAGTTTTTTCAGGGGGCAGTTCTCCAAAAGCGTTCCGAACGTAAAGAACACACTCCGTGTGGCAGCTTATCAGATCCTGTTCTTAAATAAAATTCCAGCCTATGCGGCAGTCAACGAGGCCGTGGAGCTGATTAAAAGGCTACAGGGGCAGAAGTCTGCAGGTCTTATTAATGCCGTCTTAAGAAACATAATACGCAGCAAGGACGTTATCCGTTATCCCGATCCCAATGAGGACGCTGCGCTTTATTTAAGCGTCTACTATTCCCACCCGCTCTGGATGGTAAAGCGCTGGATAACAAGATTCGGTCCTGAGGCAGCTGAAAAGCTGCTGATTGCAAACAATGAAAGGCCGGGGCTCTCCTTAAGGGTAAATACACAAAAGACAACCGTTGAAGAATTCAAGGAGCTTCTAGACAGCGTTTCATTGAAATATTCGCCGGGCAGGTTCCTGCCTGAATTCATCAGGCTTAATACGGTTACCAATATCATGGACTGGGAGTATTTCTCTAAAGGGTATTTTAATATTCAGGACGAAAGCACCGGGTTTTCATGCAGGCTTTTAGATCCAAAGGCCGGCATGCGTGTCCTGGACCTCTGTGCCGCCCCGGGAGGGAAAACCACCTATATTTCCAACCTGATGAATAATGAAGGGGAAA comes from Ignavibacteria bacterium and encodes:
- a CDS encoding transferase; translation: MQLCIFEDIYFDRLEPLIYSRPTYDLICGINSLRAKILRAYPEVKYSLHCRQYLEPVVKAKNPNVDVNKIEDDACLFVNGRILAPPDMMGQIPLEDTGNKLYLNKGTIIAARVSGSKLQELKGNLFDLFSMADFDGIPAEQVEIRHIDYIWDLITNNRQQLLCDFEILTRDKEEKILGKVYPGAHLLEKGNIFIDEGAEIKPGAVLDAEKGPIYIDKNAVVGANAVIEDGVYVGEGSQVKSCARIYDNVSIGKICKIGGEVEDTIILPFTNKQHSGFMGHAYLGSWVNIGADTNCSDLKNNYGSVKIYVNGEVVDSGTQFLGAIMGDHTKTAINTMFNTGTIVGYSCNIFGAGFPAKYLPSFSWGGSDAVTTYDLQRSIETARRAMLRRDYNMTEQDEKLFRKIFDLTTKERRKKGYPY
- the rsmB gene encoding 16S rRNA (cytosine(967)-C(5))-methyltransferase RsmB, with protein sequence MVHEEDQTKSDLYAGARGIAVKVLNRIDRTDAYLEKLLENEMKTSGLSGQDKALLYEIVHGVCRWSGRIDWILNSFFRGQFSKSVPNVKNTLRVAAYQILFLNKIPAYAAVNEAVELIKRLQGQKSAGLINAVLRNIIRSKDVIRYPDPNEDAALYLSVYYSHPLWMVKRWITRFGPEAAEKLLIANNERPGLSLRVNTQKTTVEEFKELLDSVSLKYSPGRFLPEFIRLNTVTNIMDWEYFSKGYFNIQDESTGFSCRLLDPKAGMRVLDLCAAPGGKTTYISNLMNNEGEIVAIDKYESRLKSLRKNLERLGITNVRTLEADALRYEDEPFDRVLLDTPCSGMGTLSKKPDIKWKRDPSDIRNLNALQSELLEKAASLVKAGGALVYSTCTIEPDENFEIVSRFLSTHPEFVINRNCGAVPEELIDENGCLQTLPHVNNTDGAFACRMDRVG